The Ictidomys tridecemlineatus isolate mIctTri1 chromosome 6, mIctTri1.hap1, whole genome shotgun sequence genome includes a region encoding these proteins:
- the LOC101959649 gene encoding solute carrier family 26 member 10 isoform X1, protein MSGLLGARTCSSPGEASDLKYPLGTRLREPLTEARFQQLFRDEEQVQELPTEPRGPRLCRMWRRPASACSRRGAWRLLQARLPPLRWLPLYRWRAWLLGDAVAGVTVGVVHVPQGMAFALLTSVPPVFGLYTSFFPVLIYSLLGTGRHLSTGTFAVLSLMTGSAVERLVPEPLSRNLSGIEKEQLDAQRVGAAAAVAFGSGALMVREDPTKPLGEWSHAGARGIGQRKREGEIFRSGSVGLGCSGEAGARHPGGSVPPSVGECTSSPQQLGMFVLQLGVLSTFLSEPVVKALTSGAALHVLVSQLPSLLGLSLPRQIGCFSLFKTLAAVLTSLPRSSPAELTISALSLALLVPVKELNVRFRDRLPTPIPGEIVMVLLASVLCFTSSLDTKYNVQIVGLLPEGFPQPLLPSLAELPRILADSLPIALVTFAVSASLASMYADKYNYTIDPNQELLAHGVSNLISSFFSCFPNSASLATTSLLVDAGGNTQLAGLFSCIVVLLVLLWLGPFFYYLPKAVLACINISSMRQMFFQMQELPQLWHISRMDFAVWIVTWVAVVTLNVDLGLAVGVIFSMMTVVCRTQRVQCLALGLAEGTELYRPLRESHRLLQVPGLCILRYPTPLYFGTRGNFRRILEWHLGLGEGGKASPKPDNLPDTVAEPVRVVVLDFSGVTFADAAGAREVAQLASRCRDVGIHLLLAQCNASVLETLARAGVLDRVTPQQLFVSVQDAAAHALEKLVRGSSIWSGSQEVLH, encoded by the exons ATGAGTGGGCTGCTGGGTGCCAGGACTTGCTCAAGCCCAGGAGAGGCCTCGGACCTTAAGTACCCACTGGGCACCAGGCTCAGGGAGCCCCTTACCGAGGCTCGGTTCCAGCAGCTCTTCCGGGATGAAGAGCAGGTTCAGGAGCTACCGACAGAGCCCCGCGGGCCAAGGCTGTGCAGGATGTGGAGGAGACCCGCCAGCGCCTGTTCCAGGCGGGGGGCGTGGCGCCTGCTGCAGGCTCGGTTGCCCCCACTGCGCTGGTTGCCCCTCTACCGCTGGCGGGCCTGGCTACTCGGGGATGCTGTGGCCGGAGTGACGGTGGGCGTTGTACACGTACCCCAGG GTATGGCTTTTGCCCTCCTGACCTCGGTACCTCCGGTGTTCGGACTCTACACTTCTTTCTTTCCCGTTCTCATCTACAGCCTGCTGGGTACTGGGAGACACCTGTCCACGG GAACTTTCGCTGTACTCAGTCTCATGACCGGCTCCGCGGTAGAGCGGCTGGTGCCCGAACCCCTCAGCCGGAACCTGAGTGGAATCGAGAAGGAGCAGTTGGACGCTCAGCGGGTTGGGGCGGCCGCCGCAGTGGCCTTCGGGAGTGGGGCGCTGATGGTGAGGGAGGATCCCACGAAGCCCCTGGGGGAATGGAGCCACGCTGGGGCCAGGGGAATTGgacaaaggaagagagagggggaaatCTTCCGCTCAGGTTCAGTtgggctggggtgcagtgggGAAGCTGGAGCACGGCACCCTGGTGGGTCGGTTCCTCCTTCTGTTGGTGAGTGCACATcttctccccagcagctggggatgTTCGTGCTGCAGCTTGGCGTTTTGTCCACCTTTTTGTCGGAACCTGTGGTCAAGGCGCTGACCAGCGGGGCCGCGCTGCACGTGCTTGTATCCCAGCTTCCAAGCCTTTTGGGGTTGTCTCTTCCGCGCCAGATCGGCTGCTTCTCTCTCTTCAAG ACGCTGGCAGCTGTGCTCACATCGCTGCCCCGGAGCAGTCCAGCCGAACTGACCATATCGGCTCTCAGCCTGGCGCTGCTTGTGCCGGTCAAGGAACTGAACGTGAGATTCCGAGACAGGCTACCTACCCCGATTCCAGGGGAAATCGTCATG GTGCTTTTGGCCTCCGTGCTCTGCTTCACCTCTTCCTTGGACACAAAATACAACGTTCAGATAGTGGGGCTGTTGCCTGAAGG ATTTCCCCAACCCCTCCTCCCCAGTCTGGCTGAGCTGCCCAGGATTCTGGCTGACTCCCTGCCCATCGCACTGGTTACCTTTGCTGTGTCGGCCTCCCTGGCCTCCATGTATGCAGACAAGTATAACTACACTATTGACCCCAACCAG GAGCTCTTGGCCCATGgcgtctccaacctcatctcctccttcttctcttgcTTTCCCAACTCTGCTTCACTGGCCACAACAAGCCTACTAGTGGACGCTGGTGGGAATACACAG TTGGCAGGCCTCTTCTCCTGTATAGTTGTCCTTTTGGTGCTGCTGTGGCTGGGACCCTTCTTCTACTATCTGCCAAAG GCTGTCCTGGCTTGCATCAACATCTCCAGTATGCGCCAGATGTTCTTCCAGATGCAGGAACTTCCACAGCTATGGCACATCAGTCGCATGGACTTT GCTGTTTGGATAGTCACATGGGTAGCTGTAGTGACACTGAATGTGGACCTGGGTCTGGCTGTGGGTGTGATCTTCTCCATGATGACGGTGGTCTGCCGCACACAAAG GGTCCAGTGCCTAGCACTTGGATTGGCTGAGGGAACAGAACTCTACAGGCCACTCAGAGAGAGCCATAGG CTCCTCCAGGTCCCAGGTCTCTGTATCTTGAGATATCCAACACCACTCTACTTTGGGACTCGTGGGAACTTTCGCCGCATCTTGGAGTGGCATCTGGGGCTTGGAGAAGGAGGCAAG GCATCTCCAAAGCCAGATAACTTACCAGACACAG TTGCTGAGCCTGTCAGAGTTGTGGTCCTAGACTTCAGTGGTGTCACCTTTGCAGATGCTGCTGGGGCCAGGGAAGTGGCACAG CTAGCTAGCCGATGCAGGGATGTGGGGATCCACCTTCTCCTAGCTCAATGCAATG CCTCTGTGCTGGAGACACTGGCCCGGGCAGGAGTCTTGGACAGAGTGACCCCACAACAGCTGTTTGTGAGTGTCCAGGATGCAGCTGCTCATGCCTTGGAGAAACTGGTAAGGGGCAGCAGCATCTGGAGTGGGAGCCAGGAGGTGCTACACTAG
- the LOC101959649 gene encoding solute carrier family 26 member 10 isoform X5: MSGLLGARTCSSPGEASDLKYPLGTRLREPLTEARFQQLFRDEEQVQELPTEPRGPRLCRMWRRPASACSRRGAWRLLQARLPPLRWLPLYRWRAWLLGDAVAGVTVGVVHVPQGMAFALLTSVPPVFGLYTSFFPVLIYSLLGTGRHLSTGTFAVLSLMTGSAVERLVPEPLSRNLSGIEKEQLDAQRVGAAAAVAFGSGALMVREDPTKPLGEWSHAGARGIGQRKREGEIFRSGSVGLGCSGEAGARHPGGSVPPSVGECTSSPQQLGMFVLQLGVLSTFLSEPVVKALTSGAALHVLVSQLPSLLGLSLPRQIGCFSLFKTLAAVLTSLPRSSPAELTISALSLALLVPVKELNVRFRDRLPTPIPGEIVMVLLASVLCFTSSLDTKYNVQIVGLLPEGFPQPLLPSLAELPRILADSLPIALVTFAVSASLASMYADKYNYTIDPNQELLAHGVSNLISSFFSCFPNSASLATTSLLVDAGGNTQLAGLFSCIVVLLVLLWLGPFFYYLPKAVLACINISSMRQMFFQMQELPQLWHISRMDFAVWIVTWVAVVTLNVDLGLAVGVIFSMMTVVCRTQRVQCLALGLAEGTELYRPLRESHRLLQVPGLCILRYPTPLYFGTRGNFRRILEWHLGLGEGGKASPKPDNLPDTAS; encoded by the exons ATGAGTGGGCTGCTGGGTGCCAGGACTTGCTCAAGCCCAGGAGAGGCCTCGGACCTTAAGTACCCACTGGGCACCAGGCTCAGGGAGCCCCTTACCGAGGCTCGGTTCCAGCAGCTCTTCCGGGATGAAGAGCAGGTTCAGGAGCTACCGACAGAGCCCCGCGGGCCAAGGCTGTGCAGGATGTGGAGGAGACCCGCCAGCGCCTGTTCCAGGCGGGGGGCGTGGCGCCTGCTGCAGGCTCGGTTGCCCCCACTGCGCTGGTTGCCCCTCTACCGCTGGCGGGCCTGGCTACTCGGGGATGCTGTGGCCGGAGTGACGGTGGGCGTTGTACACGTACCCCAGG GTATGGCTTTTGCCCTCCTGACCTCGGTACCTCCGGTGTTCGGACTCTACACTTCTTTCTTTCCCGTTCTCATCTACAGCCTGCTGGGTACTGGGAGACACCTGTCCACGG GAACTTTCGCTGTACTCAGTCTCATGACCGGCTCCGCGGTAGAGCGGCTGGTGCCCGAACCCCTCAGCCGGAACCTGAGTGGAATCGAGAAGGAGCAGTTGGACGCTCAGCGGGTTGGGGCGGCCGCCGCAGTGGCCTTCGGGAGTGGGGCGCTGATGGTGAGGGAGGATCCCACGAAGCCCCTGGGGGAATGGAGCCACGCTGGGGCCAGGGGAATTGgacaaaggaagagagagggggaaatCTTCCGCTCAGGTTCAGTtgggctggggtgcagtgggGAAGCTGGAGCACGGCACCCTGGTGGGTCGGTTCCTCCTTCTGTTGGTGAGTGCACATcttctccccagcagctggggatgTTCGTGCTGCAGCTTGGCGTTTTGTCCACCTTTTTGTCGGAACCTGTGGTCAAGGCGCTGACCAGCGGGGCCGCGCTGCACGTGCTTGTATCCCAGCTTCCAAGCCTTTTGGGGTTGTCTCTTCCGCGCCAGATCGGCTGCTTCTCTCTCTTCAAG ACGCTGGCAGCTGTGCTCACATCGCTGCCCCGGAGCAGTCCAGCCGAACTGACCATATCGGCTCTCAGCCTGGCGCTGCTTGTGCCGGTCAAGGAACTGAACGTGAGATTCCGAGACAGGCTACCTACCCCGATTCCAGGGGAAATCGTCATG GTGCTTTTGGCCTCCGTGCTCTGCTTCACCTCTTCCTTGGACACAAAATACAACGTTCAGATAGTGGGGCTGTTGCCTGAAGG ATTTCCCCAACCCCTCCTCCCCAGTCTGGCTGAGCTGCCCAGGATTCTGGCTGACTCCCTGCCCATCGCACTGGTTACCTTTGCTGTGTCGGCCTCCCTGGCCTCCATGTATGCAGACAAGTATAACTACACTATTGACCCCAACCAG GAGCTCTTGGCCCATGgcgtctccaacctcatctcctccttcttctcttgcTTTCCCAACTCTGCTTCACTGGCCACAACAAGCCTACTAGTGGACGCTGGTGGGAATACACAG TTGGCAGGCCTCTTCTCCTGTATAGTTGTCCTTTTGGTGCTGCTGTGGCTGGGACCCTTCTTCTACTATCTGCCAAAG GCTGTCCTGGCTTGCATCAACATCTCCAGTATGCGCCAGATGTTCTTCCAGATGCAGGAACTTCCACAGCTATGGCACATCAGTCGCATGGACTTT GCTGTTTGGATAGTCACATGGGTAGCTGTAGTGACACTGAATGTGGACCTGGGTCTGGCTGTGGGTGTGATCTTCTCCATGATGACGGTGGTCTGCCGCACACAAAG GGTCCAGTGCCTAGCACTTGGATTGGCTGAGGGAACAGAACTCTACAGGCCACTCAGAGAGAGCCATAGG CTCCTCCAGGTCCCAGGTCTCTGTATCTTGAGATATCCAACACCACTCTACTTTGGGACTCGTGGGAACTTTCGCCGCATCTTGGAGTGGCATCTGGGGCTTGGAGAAGGAGGCAAG GCATCTCCAAAGCCAGATAACTTACCAGACACAG CTAGCTAG